A region of Chloroflexaceae bacterium DNA encodes the following proteins:
- a CDS encoding TIGR01777 family oxidoreductase — MSTTNKRIVLTGATGLIGSKLFTALRERGYELIVFSRNPVKARATLPGAAEYVSWSPTESGPWATAIDGAHAVIHLAGAPIAQGLLGVRWTPEYKQEILNSRVIGTRGIVNAIAAAEQRPAVLVNASAIGYYGYRDDTPLDESSPPGRDFVAEVCIAWEREASRAEEYGVRTALIRTGIVLDPERGALAQLLLPFRLRTGGPIMPGTQYYSWIHPDDEIGILLLALEDERVRGPINATAPNPQTNRTFCETLGEVLGSPSWLPVPEFTLRIALGEMADLVTRGQRVLPKRALELGYSFRFPTLKPALQDLLR, encoded by the coding sequence ATGAGCACCACCAATAAACGCATTGTTCTCACCGGCGCGACCGGATTAATCGGCTCGAAACTGTTTACCGCTCTGCGCGAACGAGGCTATGAACTGATCGTGTTCTCGCGCAATCCCGTCAAGGCCCGCGCCACCCTGCCCGGCGCCGCCGAGTATGTATCATGGTCGCCCACTGAAAGCGGCCCCTGGGCCACGGCCATTGACGGGGCGCACGCGGTGATACACCTCGCCGGGGCTCCCATCGCCCAGGGCCTGCTGGGAGTGCGCTGGACGCCCGAGTATAAGCAGGAGATCCTCAACAGCCGCGTGATAGGCACGCGCGGCATCGTGAATGCCATCGCCGCCGCCGAACAGCGCCCCGCCGTGCTGGTCAACGCCTCGGCCATCGGCTACTACGGTTACCGCGACGATACGCCCCTCGACGAAAGCTCTCCTCCGGGGCGCGACTTCGTCGCCGAGGTGTGCATCGCCTGGGAGCGCGAAGCCTCTCGCGCCGAGGAGTATGGCGTGCGCACGGCCCTGATCCGCACAGGCATCGTGCTCGACCCGGAGCGGGGCGCCCTGGCTCAGTTACTGCTGCCATTCCGCCTTCGCACCGGCGGCCCGATCATGCCCGGCACGCAGTACTATTCCTGGATCCACCCCGACGACGAGATTGGCATCCTGCTCCTGGCCCTGGAAGACGAACGGGTGCGCGGGCCGATCAATGCCACCGCGCCCAATCCTCAGACTAACCGCACCTTCTGCGAGACTCTCGGCGAGGTGCTTGGCTCGCCCTCGTGGCTGCCGGTGCCCGAGTTCACCCTGCGCATCGCCCTCGGTGAAATGGCCGACCTGGTGACCAGAGGCCAGCGCGTGCTCCCCAAACGCGCCCTGGAACTGGGCTATTCCTTCCGCTTCCCGACCCTGAAGCCTGCGCTTCAGGACCTGCTGAGGTAA
- a CDS encoding glycoside hydrolase family 5 protein, which translates to MERYPTASVPVLVLILLVAFVPGVPPASAAPRQPAGPPTLFGLNMYITGRERSDAEAAALVAMATRIGARWTREEICWACWGREAANLFYDRRIGLLADAGIGIIGMLLTTPEEHRDPRCAAHARATGQPAYWCAPTDMDAYARWVGQVVERYDGDGYNDAPGSPRVAAWEIWNEPDMDGTWLPRADPAAYAVMLRKAYAAVKRADPTALVLNGGVYVFDAVGQNAFMDRVVELAGWDSFDVLSIHPWLIDHAPDDPALINPREGFDVTIPGRLELAKRWASRGGKPVWITEVGWSVCGGACAPQFARSLDQQADYLVRTFVLAAAAGIPHVSFFQLEDRFGGAQQPWGPAAIVDDALNPRPAYLAYGTMVAQLQFARYEGTGPAHRPGRLAHHRFVQPDGGSVEVLWSLGERRSVELPLAPGCSAALIQRDGAEQPLTGSVASISVGERPVYLRQTAPGRSRTFAETGLTVSGVFLAAWERGGGLTVFGLPLTPERVERGADGRDRRVQWFERNRLEHHPENPPPNDVLGGLLGVEYLARRGIDWRGLPTVSGAGPGCRYFPETQHSLCPPFRAFWERNGGLATFGYPISELLTETVEGGRVLTVQYFERSRFEEHPDQPPARRVQLSRLGAELMP; encoded by the coding sequence GTGGAGCGATACCCGACGGCCAGCGTGCCTGTGCTGGTGTTAATACTGCTGGTTGCGTTCGTTCCGGGCGTTCCGCCGGCCAGCGCCGCCCCACGCCAACCCGCGGGGCCGCCCACGCTCTTCGGCCTGAACATGTACATCACCGGGCGCGAACGCAGCGATGCCGAGGCCGCTGCGCTGGTGGCGATGGCCACGCGCATCGGGGCCAGATGGACCCGCGAGGAGATCTGCTGGGCCTGCTGGGGCCGGGAGGCCGCGAATCTGTTCTATGACCGGCGCATCGGCCTGCTCGCCGACGCGGGCATCGGCATCATTGGCATGCTGCTGACCACGCCTGAGGAGCACCGCGACCCGCGCTGCGCGGCCCACGCCAGAGCGACCGGCCAGCCCGCGTACTGGTGCGCGCCAACTGATATGGACGCCTACGCCCGCTGGGTTGGCCAGGTGGTTGAGCGGTACGACGGCGATGGATACAATGATGCTCCCGGCTCGCCGCGGGTGGCCGCCTGGGAGATCTGGAACGAGCCGGATATGGACGGCACCTGGCTGCCCCGGGCCGACCCGGCGGCCTACGCCGTGATGCTGCGCAAAGCCTATGCCGCGGTCAAACGGGCCGACCCGACCGCGCTCGTGCTGAATGGCGGGGTCTACGTCTTCGATGCAGTGGGCCAGAATGCCTTTATGGACCGGGTGGTGGAACTGGCGGGCTGGGATAGTTTTGACGTGCTCTCGATCCACCCCTGGCTGATTGACCACGCGCCTGATGACCCCGCGCTGATTAACCCCCGTGAGGGTTTCGATGTGACCATTCCCGGGCGGCTGGAGCTGGCGAAGCGCTGGGCGTCTCGGGGCGGCAAGCCGGTGTGGATCACCGAGGTGGGCTGGAGCGTCTGTGGCGGGGCCTGCGCGCCGCAGTTCGCCAGGAGCCTCGACCAGCAGGCCGATTACCTGGTGCGCACCTTCGTGCTGGCGGCAGCGGCAGGCATTCCCCACGTCAGCTTTTTTCAGCTCGAGGACAGGTTCGGCGGCGCGCAGCAACCATGGGGGCCAGCGGCGATCGTTGACGACGCGCTCAACCCCAGGCCGGCCTACCTGGCCTACGGCACAATGGTGGCCCAGTTGCAGTTCGCGCGCTACGAGGGAACCGGGCCGGCCCATCGCCCCGGGCGCCTGGCCCACCACCGCTTCGTTCAGCCCGACGGCGGCAGCGTGGAGGTGCTCTGGAGCCTCGGCGAGCGGCGCAGCGTCGAATTGCCGCTGGCGCCAGGGTGCAGCGCGGCCCTGATCCAGCGTGATGGGGCCGAGCAACCGCTGACGGGCAGCGTGGCGAGCATCAGTGTGGGGGAGCGTCCGGTGTACCTGCGCCAGACGGCGCCCGGACGTTCGCGCACCTTCGCCGAGACGGGATTGACGGTGAGCGGGGTGTTTCTGGCGGCGTGGGAGCGCGGCGGCGGGCTGACCGTATTCGGCCTGCCGCTGACGCCGGAGCGGGTGGAGCGGGGCGCCGACGGGCGCGACCGGCGCGTGCAGTGGTTCGAGCGCAACCGCCTGGAGCACCACCCTGAGAACCCGCCGCCCAACGATGTACTCGGCGGGCTGCTCGGCGTGGAGTACCTGGCGCGCCGCGGCATTGACTGGCGCGGCCTGCCCACGGTGAGCGGGGCCGGGCCGGGCTGCCGCTACTTCCCCGAGACGCAACACAGCCTCTGCCCGCCCTTCCGGGCCTTCTGGGAGCGCAACGGCGGCCTCGCGACGTTCGGCTACCCCATCAGCGAGCTGCTGACGGAAACGGTGGAGGGAGGGCGAGTGTTGACCGTGCAGTACTTCGAGCGCAGCCGTTTCGAGGAGCATCCCGACCAGCCGCCCGCGCGCCGCGTGCAGTTGAGCCGGCTGGGGGCCGAGTTGATGCCGTAG
- the ettA gene encoding energy-dependent translational throttle protein EttA, which yields MTDNKIIYSMIRVGKVVPPNREVLKDISLSYFYGAKIGVIGANGSGKSTLLRIMAGVDTDFNGQTVLAPGYTIGFLEQEPQLDPDKTVRQVVEEGVAEIAALLRRYDEISERFADPDADYDALVTEQGALQEKIDHLDAWDLDSKLDLAMDALRCPPGDTPVRVLSGGERRRVALCRLLLQAPDILLLDEPTNHLDAESVAWLERHLQEYKGTVIAVTHDRHFLNNVAGWILELERGHGIPWRGNYASWLEQKRQKLAADEKAESQRQKALQRELDWINMAPRGRHAKSKARISAYEKLLAENQEQKDRELEIFIPPGPRLGDVVIKAEGLTKAYGDKLLFENLSFDLPPGGIIGVIGPNGAGKTTLFRMIVGQERPDSGTLTIGSTVRLGYVDQSRDALDPNKTVWEEISEGNDIIVLGNRQINSRAYCARFNFTGADQQKRVGALSGGERNRVHLAKVLKSGANVLLLDEPTNDLDVHTLRALEEGLENFAGCAVIISHDRWFLDRVATHILAFENDSQVFWFPGTYSEYEADYRRRKGAAADQPHRTVYKKLVR from the coding sequence GTGACCGACAACAAGATCATCTACTCCATGATCCGCGTGGGCAAGGTTGTCCCGCCCAATCGCGAAGTGCTGAAGGACATCAGCCTATCGTATTTCTACGGGGCCAAAATCGGCGTCATCGGCGCCAATGGCTCGGGCAAGAGCACCCTGCTCCGCATCATGGCGGGGGTGGATACGGATTTCAACGGCCAGACGGTGCTGGCCCCTGGGTACACCATTGGCTTTCTGGAGCAGGAGCCGCAACTCGACCCCGACAAGACCGTTCGCCAGGTGGTTGAAGAGGGCGTGGCCGAGATCGCCGCCCTGCTCCGACGCTACGATGAGATCTCCGAGCGTTTCGCCGATCCTGACGCCGACTACGATGCCCTCGTCACCGAGCAGGGCGCGTTGCAGGAGAAGATTGATCACCTCGACGCCTGGGATCTCGACAGCAAGCTCGACCTGGCCATGGACGCCCTGCGCTGTCCCCCCGGCGACACCCCGGTGCGCGTGCTCTCCGGCGGCGAGCGCCGGCGCGTGGCCCTCTGCCGGCTGCTGCTCCAGGCCCCCGACATTCTCCTGCTCGATGAGCCGACCAACCACCTCGACGCCGAGTCGGTGGCCTGGCTCGAACGCCACCTCCAGGAGTACAAGGGCACGGTCATCGCCGTGACCCACGACCGCCACTTTCTCAACAACGTGGCCGGCTGGATCCTGGAGCTTGAGCGCGGGCACGGCATCCCCTGGCGCGGCAACTACGCCAGCTGGCTCGAACAGAAGCGCCAGAAGCTCGCCGCCGATGAGAAGGCCGAAAGCCAGCGCCAGAAGGCCCTCCAGCGCGAGCTTGACTGGATCAACATGGCCCCCAGGGGCCGCCACGCTAAATCGAAGGCCCGTATCAGCGCCTACGAGAAGCTGCTGGCCGAGAACCAGGAGCAGAAGGACCGCGAACTGGAGATCTTCATTCCCCCCGGGCCGCGCCTGGGCGACGTGGTGATTAAAGCAGAGGGTCTGACCAAAGCCTACGGCGACAAGTTGCTCTTCGAGAACCTCAGTTTCGATCTGCCCCCCGGCGGCATCATTGGCGTGATCGGCCCGAACGGGGCCGGCAAGACAACCCTCTTCCGCATGATCGTCGGCCAGGAGCGGCCCGACAGCGGCACCCTGACCATTGGCTCAACCGTGCGTCTGGGCTACGTGGACCAGAGCCGCGACGCCCTCGACCCGAACAAAACCGTCTGGGAGGAGATCTCCGAGGGGAACGACATCATTGTGCTCGGTAACCGCCAGATCAATTCGCGGGCCTACTGCGCCCGCTTCAACTTCACCGGCGCCGACCAGCAGAAACGGGTCGGCGCCCTCTCCGGCGGCGAGCGCAACCGCGTGCACCTGGCGAAGGTGCTCAAGTCGGGCGCCAACGTGTTGCTGCTCGACGAGCCTACTAACGACCTCGACGTCCACACCCTGCGCGCCCTCGAAGAAGGTCTGGAGAACTTCGCCGGCTGCGCGGTGATCATCTCCCACGACCGCTGGTTCCTCGACCGGGTGGCGACCCACATTCTGGCCTTTGAGAATGACAGCCAGGTTTTCTGGTTTCCCGGAACCTATTCCGAGTACGAGGCCGACTACCGCCGGCGTAAAGGCGCAGCCGCCGACCAGCCCCATCGCACGGTATATAAGAAACTGGTGCGCTAG
- a CDS encoding linear amide C-N hydrolase: MCTRVFWNTNKTALLVGRSMDWPTSTEPKLYVFPRGIARDGGMLGAQRFIAENPARWTSRYGSIVTAAYDLGAFDGFNERGLAMHLLYLTAADYGPRDPSLPALHSGAWGQALLDNAATVEEALALHAGYRLVKAQDRGYEANLHLALEDASGDSAIIE; the protein is encoded by the coding sequence ATGTGCACCCGAGTGTTCTGGAACACCAACAAGACGGCGCTGCTGGTCGGCAGGTCCATGGACTGGCCGACGTCCACCGAGCCGAAGCTCTACGTCTTTCCGCGGGGGATAGCGCGCGATGGCGGCATGCTGGGCGCGCAACGGTTCATCGCGGAGAACCCGGCGAGGTGGACCTCGCGGTACGGCAGCATCGTCACAGCGGCCTACGATCTGGGCGCCTTTGATGGCTTCAATGAACGCGGCCTCGCCATGCACCTGCTCTACCTGACGGCCGCCGACTACGGCCCGCGCGACCCAAGCCTGCCCGCGCTCCATTCAGGGGCGTGGGGGCAGGCCCTGCTCGACAACGCGGCGACCGTCGAGGAGGCCCTGGCGTTGCACGCGGGATACCGACTGGTGAAGGCTCAGGACCGGGGCTACGAGGCCAATCTGCACCTGGCGCTCGAGGACGCCAGCGGCGACTCGGCGATCATCGAGTAG
- a CDS encoding YIP1 family protein gives MLMTMIRGSRAVLLRPSVATFEAHEQRRLGWALLYVFIGATITAILGWLTFLIQRPFLERQAATVAAYFAGLEARLGRDLPYETLLRPWEPGIPVLGNLLHTMIGFLLYLVIVYLLGRLLGGDGKFGELAYDIALFWAPVAIIGAVVNLFSFGWFSCLTAPLAIFLTFYGLYLTYLGVQSGLNLPPRRALVVVLIPALFYLSLFCLLIAAFVALTGLQVSG, from the coding sequence ATGCTGATGACGATGATCCGCGGCAGCCGGGCGGTGTTGCTGCGGCCCTCGGTAGCCACCTTCGAGGCCCACGAGCAGCGCAGGCTGGGCTGGGCGCTGCTCTACGTGTTCATCGGCGCGACCATCACCGCCATCCTCGGCTGGCTGACCTTCCTGATCCAGCGGCCGTTCCTGGAGCGGCAGGCGGCCACCGTGGCGGCCTACTTCGCCGGCCTGGAAGCGCGGCTCGGCCGCGATCTGCCCTATGAAACGCTTCTCAGGCCCTGGGAGCCCGGCATCCCCGTGCTCGGCAACCTGCTGCACACGATGATCGGCTTCCTCCTCTACCTTGTCATCGTCTACCTGCTGGGGCGGCTGCTGGGCGGTGACGGCAAGTTCGGCGAACTGGCATACGATATCGCGCTGTTCTGGGCGCCGGTCGCGATCATCGGGGCAGTGGTGAATCTCTTCTCCTTCGGCTGGTTCTCGTGCCTGACGGCGCCGCTGGCGATCTTCCTAACCTTCTACGGCCTCTACCTGACCTACCTCGGCGTGCAGTCGGGGCTGAACCTGCCGCCACGCCGCGCCCTGGTGGTCGTCCTGATCCCCGCGCTCTTCTATCTGTCCCTGTTCTGCCTGCTGATCGCCGCGTTCGTGGCCCTCACCGGGCTGCAGGTGAGCGGGTGA
- a CDS encoding PIN domain-containing protein, which yields MYTLDANIFIRDAIPNDPEQVMCHALPARLYESSTSIVLPTLVLAEIASALSRSYRDPIRARLEVELLRELHIIKYIPLDDALAQEAADIAADRALRGADAVYVAVARRHGCALVSLDREQRERAAPLVRALTPAEALAELA from the coding sequence ATGTATACCCTTGACGCCAACATCTTCATTCGCGACGCCATCCCGAACGACCCTGAACAGGTGATGTGCCATGCCCTGCCGGCGCGCCTCTACGAGAGCAGCACGTCAATTGTGCTACCCACGCTCGTGCTAGCGGAAATCGCCAGCGCGTTGAGCCGCAGCTATCGCGACCCGATCCGCGCCCGACTTGAGGTCGAACTGCTGCGCGAGTTGCACATTATCAAATACATCCCCCTCGACGACGCCCTCGCGCAGGAAGCCGCCGACATCGCGGCCGATCGCGCGCTCCGCGGCGCGGACGCCGTGTATGTCGCCGTCGCGCGACGCCACGGCTGCGCGCTCGTCTCGCTCGACCGCGAGCAGCGCGAGCGCGCGGCGCCCTTGGTGCGGGCGCTCACCCCTGCCGAGGCGCTGGCCGAGCTTGCGTAG
- a CDS encoding alpha/beta hydrolase — translation MQDELICFFERPGAAHEARRELRALQKELRLGRLPSIAVVTRPARDSIQFEQDGNLGAGDGMRFGLVVGAVLGAVLLAPFVGILVAGNARQGLATAPSVDNWVMALALVVAFASGLTALLSALGGALLGGLAAALINFGIGSRKLYAIGEELAVGQAALVTRVSAAQRPPIADLLALSGGALMRPREAGEVGAPPGDDPTAAGFAARAYDAGVGRAGAYVPITLETPPVDPRQRDLVVAECADAAHARRAARGLRRLRRTLGGLSAGNHAIVTRDEQGRAGIQQAGNVTAGRGALVGGLAGAAGGLLVGGAAGAALAGLALMVNQGTATVPANAGGFILAFGLVLGALGAIVFGLGGGLLGAGVAHLVNLAYKDADLRRIAETVPPGKALLIASIYHHAGPATVQALRAEGATIRHLPLPAAQLVDATIDEERRAALSLAGAEGPETRQLIPTRSGVRIFADWHRHGPRTIVLLHGAGGDHDAWRAQYPALHGAGFSTLALDLRGHGYSDRPRDAEDYRLERFAEDVYDVLEALAIRDFIMVGHCFGGMVTTMFHQAHPHLSKGYLLLDTAARAPAAPGWVATRAPWVIGMLGRLLELLPADRRALLPNTMDAFKGTGDIQLNRLMADASHTTLRAWLMIYRGIAQYDGVASLRSMTQPVWVVVGEEDTVFTVEDSKIIQRHVPGSRLITVPGANHIIVVNNPEVVEQVILDFIYDTGVFERRAAVATARATGA, via the coding sequence ATGCAAGACGAGCTCATCTGCTTCTTCGAGCGACCTGGCGCCGCCCACGAGGCCCGGCGCGAGCTGCGCGCGCTTCAGAAAGAGCTGCGGCTGGGCCGCCTGCCCTCGATCGCCGTCGTGACCCGGCCGGCGCGCGACAGCATCCAGTTTGAGCAGGACGGCAATCTGGGGGCCGGGGACGGCATGCGCTTCGGCCTGGTGGTCGGCGCGGTGCTCGGCGCCGTGCTGCTGGCGCCCTTCGTCGGGATCCTGGTAGCCGGCAACGCGCGCCAGGGCCTCGCCACGGCGCCGAGCGTGGACAACTGGGTGATGGCCCTGGCGCTGGTGGTGGCCTTCGCCAGCGGGCTGACGGCGCTGCTCTCGGCCCTCGGCGGCGCGCTGCTGGGCGGGCTGGCCGCCGCGCTGATCAACTTCGGCATCGGCAGCCGCAAACTCTACGCCATCGGTGAGGAACTGGCGGTCGGCCAGGCAGCGCTGGTTACCCGCGTGAGCGCAGCGCAACGGCCGCCTATCGCTGACCTGCTGGCGCTGAGCGGCGGCGCGCTGATGCGCCCGCGGGAGGCCGGCGAGGTCGGCGCGCCGCCTGGCGATGATCCGACCGCCGCCGGCTTCGCGGCGCGGGCCTACGACGCCGGTGTGGGGCGCGCGGGCGCCTACGTTCCCATTACCCTGGAAACGCCGCCGGTTGACCCGCGCCAGCGCGACCTGGTGGTAGCCGAGTGCGCCGATGCCGCCCACGCGCGCCGGGCAGCCCGCGGCCTGCGCCGGCTCCGCCGCACCCTCGGCGGGCTCTCCGCCGGTAATCACGCCATCGTCACCCGCGATGAACAGGGGCGCGCGGGCATCCAGCAGGCCGGGAATGTGACCGCGGGGCGCGGGGCCCTGGTTGGCGGCCTCGCCGGCGCGGCGGGCGGGCTGCTGGTCGGCGGTGCCGCCGGCGCGGCGCTGGCCGGCCTGGCCCTGATGGTCAACCAGGGCACGGCGACCGTGCCAGCCAACGCGGGCGGCTTCATCCTCGCCTTCGGGCTGGTGCTCGGCGCCCTGGGAGCCATCGTCTTCGGACTGGGAGGCGGGCTGCTCGGCGCCGGCGTCGCGCACCTCGTCAACCTGGCCTATAAGGACGCCGACCTGCGCCGCATCGCCGAGACCGTGCCGCCGGGCAAGGCGCTGCTGATCGCCTCGATCTACCACCACGCCGGCCCGGCGACTGTGCAGGCCCTGCGCGCGGAGGGCGCGACCATCCGCCACCTGCCCTTGCCCGCTGCGCAACTGGTCGATGCAACGATCGACGAGGAGCGTCGCGCCGCCCTGAGCCTCGCCGGGGCCGAGGGACCCGAGACGCGGCAACTCATCCCCACCCGCTCCGGTGTGCGCATCTTCGCGGACTGGCATCGCCACGGCCCGCGTACCATCGTGTTGCTGCACGGCGCCGGCGGCGACCACGACGCCTGGCGCGCGCAGTATCCGGCCCTCCACGGCGCGGGCTTCTCTACCCTGGCCCTCGACCTGCGCGGCCACGGCTACTCGGATCGCCCGCGCGACGCCGAGGATTATCGGCTCGAGCGCTTCGCCGAGGACGTCTACGATGTGCTGGAGGCCCTGGCGATCCGCGACTTCATTATGGTCGGCCACTGCTTCGGCGGCATGGTCACGACGATGTTTCACCAGGCCCACCCGCACCTCAGCAAGGGCTACCTGCTGCTCGACACGGCCGCCCGCGCCCCCGCCGCGCCGGGCTGGGTGGCGACCCGCGCGCCCTGGGTGATCGGCATGCTCGGGCGGCTGCTCGAACTGCTCCCCGCCGACCGGCGCGCCCTGCTGCCCAACACCATGGACGCCTTCAAGGGCACGGGCGACATCCAGCTCAACCGGCTGATGGCCGACGCCTCGCACACCACCCTGCGCGCCTGGCTGATGATCTACCGCGGCATCGCCCAGTACGACGGCGTGGCCTCCCTGCGCTCGATGACCCAGCCGGTGTGGGTGGTCGTCGGCGAGGAAGACACCGTATTCACTGTCGAGGATTCAAAAATCATCCAGCGCCACGTGCCCGGCTCGCGGCTGATCACCGTGCCGGGAGCGAATCATATCATTGTGGTGAACAACCCCGAGGTAGTCGAGCAGGTGATCCTCGACTTCATCTACGATACGGGTGTCTTTGAGAGGCGCGCGGCCGTGGCGACTGCCCGCGCAACGGGGGCTTGA
- a CDS encoding prolyl oligopeptidase family serine peptidase, which translates to MAQPHRLGLIVILLALLLSTPPVFAQTGTPTVIEERKNIYLVDGTKGSLPNLLPAEDVEKIVTLRSAGWGTSYRVVSPVSPDDQAFLAAYGPELFLVNVRDGGVTPVTSDQRFSASTNYVWLDDYTLGFLTITKNGYSGGNIDRRTGRATIGEPRLSKAVRWVGEKQVPILFSPNHQKLLLLDTTDAKPASFPSLSASGQGDVLDPGFTPLPSLVRFLVTEGARFKVVDVDSGVAHEVLTVEPNTLIADVTFSQNGDKFSLTSWSIADTDTRSFDGVKLTEFGYRDATGNLAPEENIFLQSNAVTILDFPSGVVRRMRAAESDGVFYTGTSWSTDNQTLVVEVNTPGRVKGRRYPQYYPQFHAGGSLRFFNSDLQEIRRLERPELDTSQKRVEFVSPDEVIIQTRYGTNGHPYYYNLRSGEFRNIADRAGVFLDVVSTNRSREIVFVYSSFTDPPEYYRMRWDGTAFAQLTWRNDAVRNLSQARQYGVSFTLRNGERFEGVLILPADVPFPPRQVPIVVWQPGGPTETVPNSWRDTVEVPTSLLPNFGFGVLVTPLYGRYGFGPERFQALADGNNFGQIDIDAQAEIVAQLRARGWASKVGIAGCSYGGYFVTQSVTRHPNTYDAAHTMCSIVDVITEWSRGGGELIPWLQGRPIYAALEEYRRDSPIYQVERVRTPLLAFHGTKDFLPVAVMENFMSQVIATGTPARLLKFQDAYHNFGGTDLTDTYELYGVQEQVLWFRRYLGQ; encoded by the coding sequence GTGGCACAGCCTCATCGCCTCGGTCTGATCGTCATCCTGCTTGCCCTGCTGCTCAGCACCCCTCCGGTTTTTGCCCAGACCGGCACCCCCACCGTTATCGAAGAGAGGAAGAACATCTACCTCGTCGATGGCACAAAGGGGTCGCTTCCAAATCTGCTCCCAGCCGAAGATGTGGAGAAGATCGTCACACTACGGAGCGCGGGGTGGGGTACCTCGTACAGGGTCGTAAGCCCGGTCAGCCCCGACGACCAGGCGTTTCTCGCAGCCTATGGACCCGAGCTGTTTCTCGTCAATGTGCGCGACGGCGGGGTGACGCCAGTGACCTCTGATCAGCGGTTCTCTGCCTCCACGAACTATGTCTGGCTCGATGACTACACCCTCGGATTTCTCACGATAACCAAAAACGGCTACAGCGGGGGCAATATCGATCGTCGCACCGGGAGGGCGACGATCGGCGAGCCTCGGCTGAGCAAGGCGGTTCGCTGGGTCGGTGAGAAGCAGGTCCCTATCTTATTCTCGCCCAACCATCAGAAGCTGCTGCTCTTGGACACGACAGATGCGAAACCGGCGTCGTTCCCGTCCCTGAGCGCCTCCGGCCAGGGCGACGTGCTCGACCCGGGCTTCACGCCGCTTCCGAGCCTGGTGAGGTTCCTGGTCACCGAGGGCGCACGCTTCAAAGTTGTCGACGTGGACAGCGGCGTGGCGCACGAGGTGCTCACGGTCGAGCCGAACACGCTGATCGCCGATGTCACCTTCAGCCAGAACGGTGACAAGTTCAGCCTCACCAGCTGGTCGATTGCCGACACGGATACCCGCAGCTTCGACGGGGTCAAGCTTACCGAGTTCGGCTATCGTGACGCGACGGGCAATCTGGCGCCTGAGGAGAACATCTTCCTCCAGAGCAACGCCGTCACGATCCTCGATTTTCCAAGCGGCGTCGTGCGCCGCATGCGTGCCGCCGAGAGCGACGGGGTGTTCTACACTGGCACAAGTTGGAGCACCGACAACCAGACGCTCGTTGTGGAAGTAAACACGCCCGGCCGGGTGAAGGGGCGGCGCTACCCGCAGTACTACCCGCAGTTCCACGCTGGCGGTAGCCTGCGCTTCTTCAACAGCGACCTGCAAGAGATTCGCCGACTGGAGCGCCCGGAGCTCGACACCAGCCAGAAGCGGGTAGAATTCGTCTCACCGGACGAGGTGATCATCCAGACCCGCTACGGCACCAACGGGCACCCCTACTATTACAACTTGCGATCGGGCGAATTCCGCAACATCGCCGACCGGGCCGGAGTCTTCCTTGATGTCGTCTCAACGAACCGCTCGCGCGAGATCGTCTTCGTCTACAGCTCGTTCACCGACCCGCCCGAGTACTATCGCATGCGCTGGGACGGTACGGCCTTTGCGCAGCTCACCTGGCGCAACGATGCGGTGCGCAACCTTAGCCAGGCGCGGCAGTACGGGGTCTCGTTCACCCTGCGCAACGGCGAGCGCTTCGAGGGTGTGCTCATCCTGCCCGCCGACGTGCCCTTCCCGCCCCGGCAGGTGCCGATCGTCGTCTGGCAGCCAGGTGGGCCGACCGAGACGGTGCCGAATAGCTGGAGAGATACGGTTGAGGTCCCAACCTCTCTGCTGCCGAACTTCGGCTTCGGGGTGCTGGTCACGCCGCTCTACGGGCGTTACGGGTTTGGGCCTGAGCGCTTCCAGGCCCTGGCCGACGGCAACAACTTCGGGCAGATCGACATCGATGCCCAGGCCGAGATCGTCGCCCAACTGCGGGCGCGGGGCTGGGCCAGCAAAGTCGGCATCGCGGGCTGCTCTTACGGCGGCTACTTCGTTACCCAGAGCGTCACCCGTCACCCCAACACCTATGATGCCGCCCACACGATGTGCTCGATCGTCGACGTCATTACTGAGTGGAGCCGTGGTGGCGGCGAGCTGATCCCCTGGTTGCAGGGCCGGCCGATCTACGCAGCTCTCGAGGAGTACCGCCGCGACTCGCCGATCTACCAGGTTGAGCGGGTGCGGACGCCGCTGCTGGCCTTCCACGGTACGAAGGACTTCTTACCGGTCGCGGTCATGGAGAACTTCATGAGTCAGGTGATCGCCACCGGGACGCCTGCCAGGCTGCTGAAGTTCCAGGACGCTTACCACAACTTCGGCGGAACTGATCTTACCGACACCTACGAGCTCTACGGCGTCCAGGAGCAGGTGCTCTGGTTCCGCCGGTATCTGGGGCAGTAA